Below is a window of Bradyrhizobium sp. SZCCHNS1050 DNA.
TTCTCGGGCCGTCCCGCCTCTTCCCGGCCCACCAGCAGATAGCGCGAGCTTTCGCGGAAGGTGCCGTCCGGCGAGATCTTGAGGCGGCCGTCCAGCGTGCGCTGGAGCACCTCCGCATCGACGCCGATCCGCTCCGGCTGGGCTAGGATACGCGCGGCTTCTGCGTGGTTCTGCTCGATGAATTCGGCGGCCTTGGCGCAGGCGCGGACCAGGCCGGCGAGGGCGCCGGGATTCTTGTCAGCCCAGCTTTGCCTGACCGCCAGCACCTTTTCGGCCGCGCGCACCAGCACGTCAGACACGAAGTGGAGAATATGGCCGATGCCAAGATCGACCGCGATCGAGTTCCACGGTGCTCCGACGCAGAACGCGTCGACGTGACCGTTGGCGATGCTCTCCACCATGTAGGGCGGCGGCAGCACCACGAGACGGACGTCCTCATCGGGGTCGACACCGCCTGCAGCCATCCAGAACCGCAACTGATAGTTGTGGGTCGAGAACGGAAACGTCATGCCGAACGTCAGCGGCTCGGCGCCGGCCTTGCGCCGTTCAGCGACGACGCGCGCCAGCGCCAGCGCCGTCGCCATCGGGTCGAAACGATCACCCTCGAGGTGGGCCATGATCGCCGCATGCAGCGCTGGCGTCACGGTGATCGCGTTGCCATTCACTCCGAGATTGAAGGGAGCCACGATCGGCACCTTGACATGGCCGATGCCCAGGCTCGACGCAATGGCGACGGGAGCCAGCAGATGCGCCGCGTGGAACAGGCCGATGTTGAGCTTGTCGCGCACGTTCGACCACGACACTTCGCGGACCAGCGTGACATCGAGACCTTCAGCCGCGGTGAAGCCGTTGTCGACGGCGACGATCAGCGCGGCGGCATCGACCAGCGGGATGAAGCCAATGCGAAGCGGGCCGGTCATTTCAACATCTCCGAGGCGGTCAGGATCGATTGCGCGATCTCGCCGATCTTCTTCTTTTCGCGCATCGCTGTGGAGCGCAACAGCACATAGGCTTCCTCTTCGGTGAAGCCCTTCATCTTCATCAGAATGCCCTTGGCGCGGTCGATCACCTTGCGGTCTTCGAGCGCGGACTTGGTGCGCTCGAGCTCGTCCTGAAGCTTGGAGAACGCATTGAAGCGGGAGATGCAGAGATCGAGGATCGGCTTGATCCGCTCCTTCTTCAGGCCGTCGACGATGTAGGCGGAGACGCCCGCCTCCACCGAGGCCTGGATCGAAGCCGCGTCGCTCTGGTCCACGAACATTGCGATCGGCCGGCGGACGGCGCGGCTGACCTGGAACATCTGCTCCAGCACGTCGCGGCTCGGGTTCTCCAGGTCGATGACGATGACGTCCGGATCCAGGGCATAGATGCGCGCCAGGAGACCCTGCATCTCGCTGACATGCACGACGCCGGTAAAGCCCGCTTCCCGCAAGCCTTCCTCGAGGATGGCCGCGCGGATCGGGCTTTCGTCGACGATCACGATTTTAGGCGATTGCTCGGCGCTCATCGATCACCAGGTTGTCCGGGCCCTCACCCATAGCATGGACGTGGCCGCGTCAAAGCCTTGTCTTTCTGGGCAATTCGGACTAGCTGACGCCTATCTCATCAGGCAGTTCCAAGATGCAGCAGGGTTCGGCGCCCAAGATCAGCTTTGTTTCGCTCGGATGTCCCAAGGCCTTGGTCGATTCCGAGCGCATCATCACGCGCCTTCGCGCCGAGGGCTACGAGCTTGCCCGGAAGCATGACGGCGCCGACGTCGTCATCGTCAACACCTGCGGGTTCCTCGACAGCGCCAAACAGGAATCCCTGTCGGCGATCGGCTCGGCCATGGCCGAGAACGGCAAGGTCATCGTGACCGGCTGCATGGGCGCCGAGCCGGAGCAGATCGAGCAGGCCTATCCCGGCGTGCTGTCGATCACCGGCCCGCAGCAGTACGAGAGTGTGCTGGACGCCGTCCACCGCGCATCGCCGCCTGCGCACAACCCTCATCTCGACCTGGTTCCTCCGCAGGGCATCAAGCTCACGCCCCGGCACTACGCCTATCTGAAGATCTCCGAAGGTTGCAACAACCGCTGCACCTTCTGCATCATCCCGAAGCTGCGTGGCGATCTGGTGTCGCGCCCCGCAGCCGACGTGCTGCGCGAGGCCGAGCGGCTGGTCGCGGCCGGGGTCAAGGAGCTCCTGGTCATTTCGCAGGACACCTCGGCCTATGGGCTGGACCTGAAATATGCCGAAAGCGCCTGGAAGGACCGCAGCGTCCGGGCTCGCTTCCTCGATCTGGCGCGCGAGCTCGGCGAGCTCGGCGCCTGGGTCCGGCTGCATTACGTCTACCCCTACCCGCATGTCGACGAGGTGATCGGCCTCATGGCTGACGGTAAAATATTGCCGTATCTCGACATCCCGTTCCAACATGCCAGCCCGAAGGTCCTGAAGGCGATGCGCCGCCCGGCGGCGCAGGACAAGACGCTGGACCGGATCAAGGCGTGGCGGACCACCTGCCCCGACCTCGCGCTGCGCTCGACCTTCATCGTCGGCTTCCCCGGAGAGACGGACGCCGATTTCGCCTATCTGCTGGACTGGCTGGATGAGGCCGAGATCGATCGGCTCGGATGCTTCAAATACGAGCCTGTGGCCGGCGCGACCTCCAACGCCCTACCCGACCAGGTCCCGGACGCGGTCAAGCAGGAGCGCTGGGACGCCCTGATGGCTCGCCAGCAGAAGATCTCGGCACGCCGGCTCAAGCGCAAGGTTGGAACGCGTCAGCAGGTGATCATCGACGAGGTCGGGCCAAGCGTCGCCAAGGGCCGCACCAAGGCTGATGCCCCCGACATCGATGGCGCCGTTTATCTGTCCAGCCGGCGGCCGTTGCGTGTCGGCGAGATCGTTACGGTCAAGATCGAGCGTGCCGACGAATACGACCTGCACGGCACTGTCGCTGGGTTCTAGCACGGCTCTGTCGCGTCTCGGGCCACTCGCCGGGAACTCGCGGGGAATCGCAGACGGGCGTGTAGATGCGTCCTGGACCTGCGGACCGCCCCTCAGTGCGAGGAGCCCGTGGTGCGAACCGACCAGAGCTTCAGCAGGCGAAGCGCCTCGTCCTGCTTCAGTTCGAGATATTTGTTCTTGAGCTTGGTCAGCTCGTCGGGAGGCGTTGCACCTGAAACGAACCGGCTATCGAGGATCGCGGCAACCGTGACCCAGCTCAGGCCAGCGGCCTTGCACGGCACGAGAATGCCGTCGCTGCGCAAGCTCTGCATCAGCGGCCGCACCAGCTCGATGCTGCATTTCGCGAGCTCCGCGATGGCCGCGATCGTCTCGCCGTAGCGCCGCTGGCGGGCAAATTCGAGCAACTCGGCCTCGGTGAGCTTTCCGCCCTGTTTGAGTTGGCCGATCGCCGCCCTGGCGCTGCCGCCGACGCGGTTTCGTGACATCTCGCGCTCGGCGTCGAGCGTGGCCGCCGAAATGGCGCTGCGGATTTCCTCGTAGAGATGCGGCGGCGCCGAGGCGAGCAGGCGCACCCTCACCGCCTCCGTCGCGCGCTGCAACAGGGTCCTGCGCAAGGCTGCCGGCAGATCGGCGCGGATGCCGGCCGCGACCGTGAGCTCCGCATCTCCAGCCGCTTGCGCCACGATGGCGGCAAATCCGGCGGGAGACACCCGCGCACCGGGATTCTTCATCAGTTGCCGGCTCACGCTCGGATAGCGTCGCGCGAGCAGCGCATCGGTGACGATCTCCTGCAGCCACCAGCGCCCGGCGATCGCCACCAGGTGCTTCTCGCTGCGCGTCTGCGCTATCTCGATCAGATCCTCGCTGCTCAGCCGCGGCGATTCCGAAAGCACCGGCCCCGCGACGGCGATGTCGTCATGATGAGCCAGCCGCCGGATCACGCCAGCCGGCGCCTGCGGGATCGGGGCAAGCTGGGCGCTGAGTTCGGCGAGTGCGATCCGGGCACCGACGTCGGCCAGCGCGCGCAGCTCGATGGTGTTGACGAGACGCTCGAAGACGTCGGCAAACAGCGCGTGCTGCTCGATATCCAGGCTGCCGGCGGAGGCGACGAACAGGGAGGCGACCCGCTCGGCCACGCCGGAGCAGCGGTCGGCTGAGCCGGTGGCTATGGCCGCCTGCACTTCTTCGGCGATCGTGAGATGGGGGTTCGACATCGCTCATCCTGAGCAGCTTGCATTTTCAAGCTGGCCGGCAAAGTAAACGCAGCCGCTAAATGTTTGGTAAAGTTGTCACTAAAGCGCGAGACCCGAGATTGGATCGTGCGGCCTTCGCGCCGGCCGGCGCTTCCCTCGCCGCTTCCCGGAGCGGCGGCCCGTATTGCACCCTGCAGGCCGGCATCTTGACACCGGTTGCGATTTGCCTGTATGGCCGCCGCATGATCTTCAACCGGACCAACCGCCGCGCCGCCGTTTGCCGTCGTCACCGCCGTGACGATGCCGGGGCGCGCCATGTCCGAAGACGTTGCTGATCAGCTAGCTCATCAGCTCCAGGTTTTCGAGAAGGCCGCTCCCGCAAAGGAGCGGCCTTCTCGCTTTTTGGCCCACCGTTTCACCCCTGAGCACAGGAGATTGCACATGCTGACCGCCTCCCATCCCTACGACGCTCTGATGGAGATCACGGCGCGTCCGCGCACCGTCTTCGTTCAGGGCAAGGGGTCCTGGCTATGGGACGACGACGGCAAGCGCTATCTGGACTTCATCCAGGGCTGGGCCGTGAACTCGCTCGGCCATGCGCCGCCGGCGCTGGCCAGCGCGCTCGCCAGCCAGGCGGCGCGCCTGATCACGCCGAGCCCAGCGTATTTCAACGACACCAGCCTGCAGTTCGCCAAGGCACTCGTCGACCGCTCGTGCTTCGACCAGGTGTTCTTCACCAATTCGGGCGCCGAAGCCAATGAAGGCGCCATCAAGCTCGCGCGCAAATACGGCGCTCTGCGCAAGAACGGCGCGTATGAGATCATCACCTTCGAGGGCGGCTTCCACGGCCGCACGCTGGCGACGATGTCGGCTTCTGGCAAGAAGGCGTTCGAGCCGCTGTTCGAGCCCAAGGTCCCGGGCTTTCCAAAGGCACGCCTGAACGACATCGCCTCGGTCGAGGCCCTGATCTCCGACAAGACGGTGGCGATCATGCTCGAGCCGATCCAGGGCGAGGCCGGCGTGTGGCCCGCGACGGACAGGTTCCTGCAGCAGTTGCGGGTGCTGACCACCAGGCACGGGCTGCTGCTGATCGTCGACGAGATCCAGACCGGCATGGGCCGCACCGGAAAGCTGTTCGGCTATGAGCACGCCGACGTCCTCCCGGACATCATGACCTTGGGCAAGGGCATCGGCGGCGGCGTTTCGCTCGCCGCCCTGCTGGCGACCGAAGCGGCGTCTTGCTTCGAGCATGGCGATCAGGGCGGTACCTTCAACGGCAATCCGCTGATGTGTGCGGCGGGACTCGCCGTGCTCGACGTCATCGAGAAGCCGGAGTTTCTGAAGGCTGTCACGGACAACGGGATCTATCTGGAGAGCGAGTTGCAGCGCATCTCGGCAAGGCACGGCCTGGGCGAAGTGCGCGGCCGCGGTCTGTTGCTTGCGCTCGACGTGATCAGGCCGATCGCGCCGGCGATCGTCGCGCATGCCTTCGAGCTCGGCCTGCTGCTGAACGCGCCGCGTCCGGATGCGCTGCGCTTCATGCCGGCCCTCAATGTGACGCGCGATGACATCGCGGCGATGATCGACACGCTGGACGGAATCCTGACCAAGGTCGGCGCTGCGCGCTGCGTCGCCTGATCGAATGCCGTTCGGGACGCAGACTCCGTGCCATACGCGAAGCCTGCGTCCCGCTGCCTACAGATGGGGCACAAACATCGAGGTCGGGCTCGCCGCCATTTGACCTGGATCAAGGACAGCCGTCCCTCTGAACAACGATCCTGATCGCGCCAAACACCTGCGATCCGATGACTTACGTTATATCTATTCTGATATAGCGTGTACGGGATGTGATCAGCTCGGAGGAAGAGGCTTGCCGGGACCAAGCTGATGATCATCCGCCGACAACGAGGTCGGCACGATAGAGGAGATGCAAGAATGGCGAGAGACAATCTGGCTCGGGCGTTGCCGGTCGAAGACAGCGGCAGCCACATCGCCCTGGCCGCGACCGAAGAGGTGCTGATCCACGTTCGCTTCTTCCCGAACTCGGACATCAACTCGATCGGCGAGAAGCCCGCCAGCCTGACCGCCAATGAATGGTATGAGCGCCTGCTCGACATGGCGCGTCCGCATTATCAGACCTTCGCCGGCGGCCGCGGCTTCTTCCGCATCTCCCGCCCCTGTTTCGAGGCGATCCTGAAGGGCGTTGCTGCCTGACGTCGGCTCCCCCTCCGGATGAGGCCGCGGGCGTCCTCTCTGCCTCATCCCTGTCGACCGCGGTGCGCCGGGTGCGCCGCGGTCGCTGGCGTTTTGGTCCGTGCGCGCGTCGGAGGACAACATTGAGCGAAGCGGCTTTCAACGAACTGCGACGGGTCTTCAACGCGCTGCTGGCGTCCGGGCTGGCCTCGCAGAATCTGGCAGACATGCTCGCCGACCGCGCCTTCGATCTGTTCGAAGCCAACATCGATGCCCAGACGGCGCATCTGCCCACCCTCGCCTGCGCCAAGGGCTGCCCCTCCTGTTGCGCGCTGCGCGTGACCGCGACGGCACCGGAGATCTTCCTGCTCGCGCGCTACGCCCGGCAGATCGATCAGCGCATGCCGGCAACCGCGCTCGGCTCGCTGTCACGCCGGATCAAGCTCGCCAACCGCGCGACGCGTGGCTTGAGCGAGACCGAGCGAATGAAGCTGCGCCAGCCTTGCCCATTCGTCGTGCGCGGCGGCTGCATCATCCATCCCGCGCGTCCGCTCGCCTGCCGCGGCCATGCCTCGTTCGACCGGCGCGCCTGCGCGCAGGCCATGGCCGGCCGCGAGGTCGACGTGCCGGTCTCGGCGCCACACGTCGCGCTGCGCGCCCTGGTGCAGGATTCGCTCAGGGACGCGCTCGGTGCTGCGGGGCTCGCCTCTGGCCTCTATGAGCTCAACCAGGGTCTCGTTCTGGCGCTCGACGCCCCCGAGCGCGAGCGCGCCTGGCGCGACGGACAAGACAGCCTCGCGCCGGCGCGGATCGTGGCGTCGACGACGGCAGCGCAGACGGACGCGGTGCTCTGGAGCCGGGCGGCGGGTGACGCTTCGATCCGGGACGAGGTTCCAGAGGCAGAGCCAGGTCGCCAATCTCCTATGGCTTGAGGATCGAGGCCCCGGTCGTGACGCGGCTTTCGAGATCGGCGTGCGCCCGGCCCGCATCCTTGAGCGCATAGGCGTGATTGATCTGCACGTGCAGCTTGCCGCTGATCACCGCCGAGAACAGCGTGTCGGCGCCCTCCAGCAGCTCGGACCGTTTGCCGATGTAGTCGTTGAGCTTCGGCCGGGTCGCGAATAGAGAGCCGTGACTGTTGAGCTCGGCGATCGAGAATGGCGGCACCGGACCCGAGGCATTGCCGAAGCTAACGAACAGACCGCGCGGCTTCAGGCAGGACAAGGAGCCGGGGAAGGTCGACTTGCCGACGCCGTCATAGACCACGTCGCACAATTCGCCGCGGCTGATCTGCTTGACCCGCGCGACGAAGTCCTCCTCGTTGTAGAGGATGACGTGGTCGCAGCCATTGGCCAGCGCCAGATCCGCCTTCGCCGTGGAGCCGACGGTGCCGATGACGTGCGCGCCGAGCGCGCGCGCCCACTGGCAGGCCAGCAGGCCGATGCCGCCCGCGGCGGCGTGGATCAGGACGCGATGGTGCGGCTCGACCTTGAAGGTCTTGTGCAGCAGGTACCAGACCGTCAGCCCCTTGAGCATCAGCACCGCGCCCTGCTCATAGGTGATGTGGTCGGGCAGCTTGACCAGCCGCTGCCAGCCGATGTTGCGCTCGGTGGCATAGCCGCCGAGGTTCTCATAATACGCGACGCGGTCGCCGGGATGGAAATGCGTGACGCCCGGCCCCACGGCGATCACCTCGCCGGCCGCCTCGTTGCCGGCGATGAACGGCAGGCCGGGCGCCTTGTACAGTCCGGTGCGATAGTACACGTCGATGAAGTTGAGGCCGATCGCGTGCTGGCGGATGCGGACCTCGCCGGGGCCGGGCGCGACGAGATCAACCGGCTCATAGACGAGCGCTTCGGGGCCTCCCACCTTGTGCACGCGCACCGCCTTGACCATCCCGCCATCTCCCCTTCGGACTCTCCATCGCCGCCTCCGGGAATCCGGCGAAAGAACCTTCGACACTTACCTGATTCTCATCGACATCCGGCTCCGTTGAAGGAGCCGACCTCCGGCCGCGCATCGGGCGCTGCCGGCGGCAAAAGCGAAGGCGATCACGACGGCCTTGTCAACTCGGCGCCTGTCAGGCGTTGCGCTTCCTGCGGTTGCGCGAGGCCATCACGTTGAAGGCTTCGACTGCCAGCGCAAAGACGATCGCGAAGTAGATGTAGCCGCGCGGGATGTGGAACTCGAAGCCGTCGGCGACCAGCGCGACGCCGATCAGCACCAGGAAGGCGAGCGCCAGCATCTTGGTGGTCGGATGGTTTGCCACGAAACGCGCGACGGGTCCCGAGGACACGTACATGATGACGACCGCGATGATGACGGCGGCGATCATGATCTCGAGATCCTGGGCCATGCCGATCGCGGTGATGATCGAGTCCAGCGAGAACACGAGATCGATGACGATGATCTGCAGAATCACCCAGAAGAACTTGTTGGCGCCGCCGCCCTGCGACCCCTCCTCCCCCTCACGCGCCTCGACCTCGGCATGGATCTCGTGCGTGGCCTTGGCGATCAGGAACAGGCCGCCGGCGATCAGGATGATGTCGCGCCAGGAGAAGCCGAGGCCACCGATCGTAAACACCGGCTGCGTCAGCCCGATCAGCCAGACCAGCACGCTGAGCAGCAGGATGCGGAAGATCAAGGCCAACGCCAGCCCGATCTGGCGGGCGCGTGTCGCCTGCGGCTGCGGGATGCGCGAGGTGATCACCGACAGGAAGATGACGTTGTCGATGCCGAGAACGATCTCGAGGGCGGTCAGGGTGAGCAGCGCGGCCCACGCTTCGGGACTGGTCAGAAGGTCGATCATGCTTTCAAGGATCTCAACAGGCGGATCGCGGAGTCGCTCGCGACGATGTAGAGGGCGATCGCGCACAACAGCGTCGTTACGATCGGGCCCACGGCGAAGTTGTTTCCCAGCACGTCGATGACCAGGACGCCCCAGAGCGCGACCAGCGGCAGCGTCAGCCAGCGCAGCCGCTCGACGCGCACCGGGTGGATGACATGGAACGGGACGAAGGTCAGCGCGATCAGGACCGCGAGACCCAAGGTCGCCAACGATGGCGAGGGATGCAGCAGGAACAGGTAGAATGCCGCGATGTTCCAGAGTCCCGGAAACCCGCGAAAATGATTGTCGTCGCTCTTCATGCGGCGATCGGCGAAATACAGTGCGCCGGTGACGGCGATGCCGACGCCGATGACCGGCGCGGCGAGCGGCAGCAGCATCCCGCTGGCGGTGATGGCGTAGGCCGGCACGAACACATAGGTCGTGAAATCCACCACGAGATCGAGCACGTCGCCCGACCAGTCCGGCTGTACATGGACGACGTCGAGCCGGCGCGCCAGCGGCCCGTCGACGCCGTCGATGATGAGCGCGACGCCGAGCCACCAGAACATCGCAGTCCAATGCTCGCGCACGGCCTCGAGCATCGCGAGCAGCGCGACACCGGCACCGAGCGCGGTGAAGACGTGCACCGAGAACGCCGCGGCACGATGCGCGGGCGTTGCGGCCACCCTGCTCTCTGGTCTCAACTGATCCATGCGGCGCCAGTGCTATCAGGAATCTGAGCCAATTGCATATCCGCCGTTGCGGCCATGCGCCGCGCAGGCTCACGCAATACTCTTGAAAAAGCCCTGCAGGAACGTCAAATGTTCCCGGATGAGCAACACAGACGCCAGCTTTGATGTCATCGTCGTCGGCGGCGGACCCGCCGGGCTCGCCGCCGCGATTGCATTGTCGCAGACCGGGGCGCGGACGGCGCT
It encodes the following:
- a CDS encoding CmpA/NrtA family ABC transporter substrate-binding protein, producing the protein MTGPLRIGFIPLVDAAALIVAVDNGFTAAEGLDVTLVREVSWSNVRDKLNIGLFHAAHLLAPVAIASSLGIGHVKVPIVAPFNLGVNGNAITVTPALHAAIMAHLEGDRFDPMATALALARVVAERRKAGAEPLTFGMTFPFSTHNYQLRFWMAAGGVDPDEDVRLVVLPPPYMVESIANGHVDAFCVGAPWNSIAVDLGIGHILHFVSDVLVRAAEKVLAVRQSWADKNPGALAGLVRACAKAAEFIEQNHAEAARILAQPERIGVDAEVLQRTLDGRLKISPDGTFRESSRYLLVGREEAGRPEKIQAAWLYAQMVRWGQTPLSTEALGTAMGVFRPDIYDAAMGTAAVGTDGAIGAFAGPPFAADDVIGHLKAFKIGRWTA
- a CDS encoding ANTAR domain-containing response regulator — translated: MSAEQSPKIVIVDESPIRAAILEEGLREAGFTGVVHVSEMQGLLARIYALDPDVIVIDLENPSRDVLEQMFQVSRAVRRPIAMFVDQSDAASIQASVEAGVSAYIVDGLKKERIKPILDLCISRFNAFSKLQDELERTKSALEDRKVIDRAKGILMKMKGFTEEEAYVLLRSTAMREKKKIGEIAQSILTASEMLK
- the rimO gene encoding 30S ribosomal protein S12 methylthiotransferase RimO, producing MQQGSAPKISFVSLGCPKALVDSERIITRLRAEGYELARKHDGADVVIVNTCGFLDSAKQESLSAIGSAMAENGKVIVTGCMGAEPEQIEQAYPGVLSITGPQQYESVLDAVHRASPPAHNPHLDLVPPQGIKLTPRHYAYLKISEGCNNRCTFCIIPKLRGDLVSRPAADVLREAERLVAAGVKELLVISQDTSAYGLDLKYAESAWKDRSVRARFLDLARELGELGAWVRLHYVYPYPHVDEVIGLMADGKILPYLDIPFQHASPKVLKAMRRPAAQDKTLDRIKAWRTTCPDLALRSTFIVGFPGETDADFAYLLDWLDEAEIDRLGCFKYEPVAGATSNALPDQVPDAVKQERWDALMARQQKISARRLKRKVGTRQQVIIDEVGPSVAKGRTKADAPDIDGAVYLSSRRPLRVGEIVTVKIERADEYDLHGTVAGF
- a CDS encoding DUF2336 domain-containing protein, with product MSNPHLTIAEEVQAAIATGSADRCSGVAERVASLFVASAGSLDIEQHALFADVFERLVNTIELRALADVGARIALAELSAQLAPIPQAPAGVIRRLAHHDDIAVAGPVLSESPRLSSEDLIEIAQTRSEKHLVAIAGRWWLQEIVTDALLARRYPSVSRQLMKNPGARVSPAGFAAIVAQAAGDAELTVAAGIRADLPAALRRTLLQRATEAVRVRLLASAPPHLYEEIRSAISAATLDAEREMSRNRVGGSARAAIGQLKQGGKLTEAELLEFARQRRYGETIAAIAELAKCSIELVRPLMQSLRSDGILVPCKAAGLSWVTVAAILDSRFVSGATPPDELTKLKNKYLELKQDEALRLLKLWSVRTTGSSH
- a CDS encoding acetylornithine transaminase — translated: MLTASHPYDALMEITARPRTVFVQGKGSWLWDDDGKRYLDFIQGWAVNSLGHAPPALASALASQAARLITPSPAYFNDTSLQFAKALVDRSCFDQVFFTNSGAEANEGAIKLARKYGALRKNGAYEIITFEGGFHGRTLATMSASGKKAFEPLFEPKVPGFPKARLNDIASVEALISDKTVAIMLEPIQGEAGVWPATDRFLQQLRVLTTRHGLLLIVDEIQTGMGRTGKLFGYEHADVLPDIMTLGKGIGGGVSLAALLATEAASCFEHGDQGGTFNGNPLMCAAGLAVLDVIEKPEFLKAVTDNGIYLESELQRISARHGLGEVRGRGLLLALDVIRPIAPAIVAHAFELGLLLNAPRPDALRFMPALNVTRDDIAAMIDTLDGILTKVGAARCVA
- a CDS encoding quinone oxidoreductase, whose amino-acid sequence is MVKAVRVHKVGGPEALVYEPVDLVAPGPGEVRIRQHAIGLNFIDVYYRTGLYKAPGLPFIAGNEAAGEVIAVGPGVTHFHPGDRVAYYENLGGYATERNIGWQRLVKLPDHITYEQGAVLMLKGLTVWYLLHKTFKVEPHHRVLIHAAAGGIGLLACQWARALGAHVIGTVGSTAKADLALANGCDHVILYNEEDFVARVKQISRGELCDVVYDGVGKSTFPGSLSCLKPRGLFVSFGNASGPVPPFSIAELNSHGSLFATRPKLNDYIGKRSELLEGADTLFSAVISGKLHVQINHAYALKDAGRAHADLESRVTTGASILKP
- a CDS encoding TerC family protein, with amino-acid sequence MIDLLTSPEAWAALLTLTALEIVLGIDNVIFLSVITSRIPQPQATRARQIGLALALIFRILLLSVLVWLIGLTQPVFTIGGLGFSWRDIILIAGGLFLIAKATHEIHAEVEAREGEEGSQGGGANKFFWVILQIIVIDLVFSLDSIITAIGMAQDLEIMIAAVIIAVVIMYVSSGPVARFVANHPTTKMLALAFLVLIGVALVADGFEFHIPRGYIYFAIVFALAVEAFNVMASRNRRKRNA
- the pcsA gene encoding phosphatidylcholine synthase; protein product: MDQLRPESRVAATPAHRAAAFSVHVFTALGAGVALLAMLEAVREHWTAMFWWLGVALIIDGVDGPLARRLDVVHVQPDWSGDVLDLVVDFTTYVFVPAYAITASGMLLPLAAPVIGVGIAVTGALYFADRRMKSDDNHFRGFPGLWNIAAFYLFLLHPSPSLATLGLAVLIALTFVPFHVIHPVRVERLRWLTLPLVALWGVLVIDVLGNNFAVGPIVTTLLCAIALYIVASDSAIRLLRSLKA